The sequence CCGTTTCAATGACCAGCTGACCGTTGGCCTGGGCGCCACGATCAACCGCATCGACGGCCAGCTGGAAAGCGCCGTGCCGTCACGCGTCGGCGCACCCGACAGCCGCGTCAAGATCAAAGGCGACGATGTTGCAGCTGGCTTCAACATCGGTGTGCTGTATGAGTTCAGCCCGTCCACTCGCATGGGCCTGACCTACCACTCAAAAGTCGAGTACGAGCTGGAAGGCGATACGAAGATCAGCGGCAACGACCCGGTTTACGGCGCGATCGGTGCCTATGGCAAATATGACGCCAGCCTTGACCTGACCACACCGGAAATGGCTGACCTGTCGATCACCCACGAACTGAACGACCAGTGGACTCTCTATGCCGGGGCCAGCTACACCCGCTGGAGCCGTCTGGAGTCGATCGTCGTACAGAACGAGGGCGTGACCCCAGGCCCGGCTTCGGCCAACTTCGGCACCATCTCCGAAGAGCAGGACTGGCATGACACCTGGTCCTACGCATTGGGCGCGGCCTACAAGCTGAACAAGGAATGGACCCTGCGCACCGGTGTGGCCATGGATCAGAGCCCGACCAATAACGTCCACCGTTCGCCGCGCATCCCGACCGGCGACCGCACGGCTGTGAGCTTTGGCGTGGCCTGGAACCCCTCGGACGACGTCACGGTCGATCTCGCCTACTCCTACCTCTGGGAAGAAGACGCCAAGATTCGCCAGGACAGCTACAACGCCACCTACGAAAACAGCGCGCATGGCTTCGGCGCTGGCTTGACCTACCGCTTCTGATGCACCCCGCCCCGACCGTTCGGTCGGGGCACCCTACCCTACTGACCCAAGGCTTTCTGCACGGCCTCTAGCAACTCGGGATCGTCAGGCTTCACCTTGCTGGAAAAATAATCGACTACCTGGCCGTTACGATCGACTACGTACTTGTAGAAATTCCAGCGCGGCGCCCCGCCTGCCTGCTCGGCCAGTTCCCTGAACAACGGCGTCGCATCGCTACCGCGGACGGGCTGCGTCTGGGTCATGGGAAAGGTGACGCCATAATCCACATAGCAAACCTTAGCCGTCTCGGCTTCATCATCCGACTCCTGGAAGAAATCATCTGACGGCACGCCGAGCACGACCAGCCCCTCGTCCTTGTAGCGCTGATAGAGAGCCTCCAACCCCTTGAATTGCGGTGCGAAGCCGCAAAAGCTCGCCGTGTTGACCACCACCAGCGCCTTGCCCTTGAAGGCTTCGCACAGGTCGATGGTGTCTTTCGAGCGCAGCTTTGGCAGCTCATGCTGCAGCAGCGCTGGACACTCTTGCGCATGCACCGGACCGGTCAGCGTGGCGAGCACCAGCGAGGCGGCAATCAGATAACGCTTCATATGAATGCTCCGAGAGAGGTTGGAGCCACGCTACTCCCGAGCCGGCAAACCGGCAACGTCGGATCGCTGATGAAGTAGAGGACTGGTTTTTTGCCGAGCTTGGGACAGCTGCCGACTCGCTGACCAGGCGGTGACCTTCGCGGTCAAGACCGCTCCCACTGGTGAGCACCGAAGCGGTTTTCGCTATATACAAAACTATACAGCGCTTGCAGAATGGCCTTCCCGATCTGGAGCTAGATCATGAGCGATCCAAATCCCCTCGGCCCGCTGCACATCGACGGCCAACTCTGGTTCAACCGTGGCGAGAAAGGCTATCTCGGTGGCAAGCGCATCGAACTGCTGGAGCAGATCGATGCGACCGGCTCCATCAGCCGAGCGGCCAAGGCCATCGGCTTGAGCTACAAGGCCGCGTGGGATGCCCTGGATGCGATGAACAACCTGTCGGAGCGCCCCTTGGTGGTACGCGCCGCTGGCGGTGCCAAGGGCGGCGGTACGCAGCTGACGGATTTCGGCCGCGAGATGCTCCATGTCTGGCGCCGTATGCAGCATGAATACGAACGCTTTCTTGCCCAGGTGGCGCAGGGCATCGACGGGTTCGACGACTTCGACAAGTTAC comes from Stutzerimonas stutzeri and encodes:
- a CDS encoding glutathione peroxidase, which translates into the protein MKRYLIAASLVLATLTGPVHAQECPALLQHELPKLRSKDTIDLCEAFKGKALVVVNTASFCGFAPQFKGLEALYQRYKDEGLVVLGVPSDDFFQESDDEAETAKVCYVDYGVTFPMTQTQPVRGSDATPLFRELAEQAGGAPRWNFYKYVVDRNGQVVDYFSSKVKPDDPELLEAVQKALGQ
- a CDS encoding OmpP1/FadL family transporter — its product is MKTTWLKTAIAVAVGALSTQAMAAGFALNEQSISGMGTSFAGRSSSADDASTVFGNPAGMSRLTREQVTFGVAAINAKTDIKDASGAPGSNDGDMVPAIGVPMGYWVKPLDEKVTFGLGVYAPFGLVTDYESGFQGRYEGDYSEVRVVTIQPTVSYRFNDQLTVGLGATINRIDGQLESAVPSRVGAPDSRVKIKGDDVAAGFNIGVLYEFSPSTRMGLTYHSKVEYELEGDTKISGNDPVYGAIGAYGKYDASLDLTTPEMADLSITHELNDQWTLYAGASYTRWSRLESIVVQNEGVTPGPASANFGTISEEQDWHDTWSYALGAAYKLNKEWTLRTGVAMDQSPTNNVHRSPRIPTGDRTAVSFGVAWNPSDDVTVDLAYSYLWEEDAKIRQDSYNATYENSAHGFGAGLTYRF